Part of the Propionimicrobium sp. PCR01-08-3 genome, CTGGTCTCGAGCACGTCGTCGACCAAGGCGTCACCGATCACCGTGCGGGTCTCGTAGATAAATCTCGTCTGGTCTTTGCTGAGCCGACTGCCTTCGATGCGGTTCGAGTTGAATGCCATCTCAATCTGGGTGAGGTGATAGAGCCCACCGGGGAGTTTCAGTTGGCGCTGCTCGCGCAGGGTTCGCGCGAACTGACTGGCGTCGATCGCATACTCGTCGGTCATGCATTGCTCCTCGTGCTGCCGTACTGCTCAGTCTAGGTTCCTCGATGAGAACCCCTGTGTCACCTTTCGAACAGGCCAGCGCCAACCGACGCCCCGTGAGCGTGCCCATTATCTCGGGTATGTCGCCTTGTCGGGCTACTACTGGTTCGTCTGGGCGATCTATCAGGAAGTCAAGGGCAACCCGGTGGACGAGTACCTCTACCTCTGGTACCGCTACGCCCAGTCGTTTAGCGCGAAGGCGCTGGCCGCCTACGAGCAACTCGTCCCGGCCGCCGTCGCATAGTCCCGTGTTCAACAACAACGCAGAATGAACACAACTTGAACATCGTTCGTCTTTGCTGTGTACTGGTCATGAATCTGTTGTGGATATCAGCAGGTCGAGACTGCACGGAGGACACCTGTGACGCTGACAAAGTACGAGTTCGAGGTGCTCTTTGCCCTGGCGATCAGCGGCGAAGCGTTGACCCAGCGACAGATCAGTGAACGGCGAGATGTCTCCCTGGGCAGCGTGAACGCCGCCGTAGCAAGCTGTGAGCGGCGGGGCTTCGTCCAAGATCGTCGGATCACCGAGGCCGGCATTGCCGCGCTCGAGCCGTATAAGGTCGATAACGCGATCATCATGGCGGCGGGCCTGTCGTCCAGATTTGCCCCGATCTCCTATGAGAAGCCGAAGGGCATGCTCAAGGTTCGCGACGAAGTGTTGGTCGAACGTCAGATCCGCCAGTTGCTCGAAGTCGGCGTTTCTGACATCACCATGGTCGTCGGATACATGAAGGAATATTTCTTCTATCTGAGAGCCAAATATGGCGTCGATATCGTGGTGAATCCCTATTACGCGACGCGCAATAACAATTCGACGCTGTGGCTGGTCAAAGACCGGCTGCGCAACACCTTCATTTGTTCGTCCGATGATTATTTCATCGATAATCCGTTTGAGCGCTACGTCTACCAGGCCTACTACGCGTCCCAGTATGTCGAGGGACCGACCGACGAGTGGTGCCTGACCACCGGCACCGGCAATCGCATCACCGACGTGACCGTGGGAGGCAGCGATGCCTGGGTCATGCTGGGGCACGTCTACTTCAATCGCGCCTTCTCCGAGAAGTTCGTGCAGATTCTCGAAGAGGTCTATGACCTTCCGGAGACGGCCGACAAGTTGTGGGAGGGCATTTATGCCGACCACATCAAGCAGTTGAAGATGGTGCTGCGTCCATATGAGACAGGCTTCATCAACGAATTCGATTCCTTGGACGAGCTGAGCGGCTTCGATCCGGCTTTCATCGAGAACGTCGACTCCGACATCTTCGACAACATCGTTTCGGTGCTCGACTGCAAGAAATCAGAAATTCACGACTTTTACCCGCTGAAGCAGGGGCTCACCAATCTGTCCTGCCATTTCGCGGTCGGCGACGAAGAATACGTCTACCGCCATCCGGGCGTGGGCACCGAGCAGATGATCGACCGGGAGGCCGAAGAGGCGGCATTGCGCCTCGCCCGCGATCTCGGCATCGACGACACCTTCATCTTCGAGGATCCCGCTAAGGGCTGGAAGATCTCGAAGTTCATCCCGGGTGTCCGCAATCTCGACCCATACGATTCTGCGCAGGTGAAGCGTGCCATGCAGGTGTGCCGCAAGGTCCATGATTGCGGTGCCACACTCGACCGCGAATTCGACTTCTATCAGGAGGGCCTCGGCTACGAGAAGCTCCTGGCGCAGCATGGTCCCATCGATGTGCCCGGATACACCGAGCTCAAAGACAAGGTCAGCAGGCTGAAGACCTACGCCGACGCGGACGGCTACCCGACTTGCCTCAACCACAACGACTTCTTCTTCCTCAACTTCCTGGTCGACAAGAACGATGAACTCAGCCTCATCGATTGG contains:
- a CDS encoding phosphotransferase; this encodes MTLTKYEFEVLFALAISGEALTQRQISERRDVSLGSVNAAVASCERRGFVQDRRITEAGIAALEPYKVDNAIIMAAGLSSRFAPISYEKPKGMLKVRDEVLVERQIRQLLEVGVSDITMVVGYMKEYFFYLRAKYGVDIVVNPYYATRNNNSTLWLVKDRLRNTFICSSDDYFIDNPFERYVYQAYYASQYVEGPTDEWCLTTGTGNRITDVTVGGSDAWVMLGHVYFNRAFSEKFVQILEEVYDLPETADKLWEGIYADHIKQLKMVLRPYETGFINEFDSLDELSGFDPAFIENVDSDIFDNIVSVLDCKKSEIHDFYPLKQGLTNLSCHFAVGDEEYVYRHPGVGTEQMIDREAEEAALRLARDLGIDDTFIFEDPAKGWKISKFIPGVRNLDPYDSAQVKRAMQVCRKVHDCGATLDREFDFYQEGLGYEKLLAQHGPIDVPGYTELKDKVSRLKTYADADGYPTCLNHNDFFFLNFLVDKNDELSLIDWEYAGMSDVANDFGTFTVCCQLSTEQADEALDFYFGRPASFAERRHFWAYVVFAGWCWYIWALAKEAEGDNVGEWLFIYYKYAVDYIDQVLDWYESADRYADGRHEANNEDELIEVTA